A stretch of the Psychroserpens sp. Hel_I_66 genome encodes the following:
- a CDS encoding FG-GAP-like repeat-containing protein, giving the protein MKKITFTLFLFSAFLGFSQILNQPANWPNTNWTVTGDYLTSTDVFEADPRIDSNFAYDDDDAQNGHADDIAAESPVIDLTAAFNGNETWIYVGSSYVFRDFGEILIVHYWDADSNLWVNWGTELTGTENPPTNNFCSGSYEEFLSSPLDISSFNANQLSNFKYRISYDDNDVWGYGFCFQSPTISSQTPPSCPNITNLSVSNINTNSADIYWQAGSTETNWEIAVQSLGAGVPSGSGVSTSTNNPYPLSSLNASTSYEIYVRGFCGGSDYSNWVGPITFTTLVDSRVNFSIQPISIGGYDLTVVDMDGDHLDDIVSASSSSVNIHYQLSTGGFNEVNVPTPNANFLPGWSMAAADFDRNGKTDLLYAAGSGVTFMKSNNSGTGFTQQSTSEYVFSQRSNFADINNDGNLDAFVCHDVAPNVYFINDGSGNLTFYQSSVTPGAPVNLGDFPSGGNYGSIWIDYDNDRDLDMFIAKCGGSVDRRKNNMLTNNGDGTFFENAATLGLDDPMQTWSSSWADYDNDGDMDLFVGASSGAHKLLRNNGNSTFTDVTAGAGITAPTGHENISHDIDNDGYIDIICNGTILYGKGDLTFEDADGNQLNYKNGSIGDLNNDGFLDAYYNGNIYWNLTTDNNWITINTVGVASNIDGIGARVELHTANGTQIRDVRSGEGFEYMSTLNTHFGIGTLTEIDQIIIYWPSGVIDIINDPAINAPLEVVEGATLTLENSIVNDLVIYPNPTKDILNISSINGLENAIYTIFDINGKRILNSKLTQNTIDVSSLNTGNYILRIVSGTTIKSQKFIKQ; this is encoded by the coding sequence ATGAAAAAAATTACTTTCACACTTTTTTTGTTTAGTGCTTTTCTTGGTTTTTCGCAAATTTTAAATCAACCTGCGAACTGGCCAAATACAAATTGGACAGTAACAGGAGATTATTTAACAAGTACAGATGTATTTGAAGCAGATCCAAGAATAGATTCTAACTTTGCGTACGATGACGATGATGCCCAAAACGGTCACGCAGATGATATCGCTGCAGAATCTCCAGTTATTGATTTAACTGCTGCCTTTAACGGGAATGAAACTTGGATATATGTTGGATCAAGTTATGTTTTCCGTGATTTTGGTGAAATTCTAATAGTACACTATTGGGATGCCGATTCGAACTTATGGGTCAATTGGGGAACTGAATTAACAGGTACTGAAAATCCTCCAACTAACAATTTTTGCTCTGGCAGTTACGAAGAGTTTTTATCTTCTCCGCTTGATATATCATCTTTTAACGCTAATCAATTGAGTAATTTTAAGTATCGCATTTCTTACGATGATAATGATGTTTGGGGATATGGTTTTTGTTTTCAATCACCTACAATAAGTTCTCAAACACCTCCCTCTTGCCCAAACATTACTAATTTAAGTGTATCAAACATTAATACAAATTCTGCTGATATCTACTGGCAAGCAGGTAGCACAGAAACAAATTGGGAAATCGCTGTTCAAAGTCTTGGAGCTGGTGTTCCATCTGGTTCTGGTGTTTCTACCTCAACAAACAATCCTTATCCACTATCATCATTAAACGCTTCGACATCTTATGAAATATATGTAAGAGGTTTTTGTGGTGGTTCAGATTATAGTAATTGGGTTGGACCAATAACGTTTACAACTTTAGTTGATTCGCGTGTAAATTTTTCAATTCAACCAATATCAATAGGAGGTTATGACCTAACAGTAGTTGACATGGATGGAGATCATCTAGATGATATCGTGTCTGCTTCTTCTTCTAGTGTAAACATTCATTATCAATTAAGCACTGGAGGGTTTAATGAAGTTAATGTACCAACGCCTAATGCAAATTTTCTTCCAGGATGGAGTATGGCTGCTGCAGATTTTGATAGAAATGGTAAAACCGATTTACTTTATGCTGCTGGAAGTGGTGTAACTTTTATGAAATCTAATAATTCTGGCACAGGATTTACGCAACAATCGACCTCAGAATATGTATTCTCACAAAGATCAAACTTTGCTGATATTAATAATGATGGTAATCTAGATGCCTTTGTTTGCCATGATGTTGCTCCTAATGTTTATTTTATAAACGATGGGTCAGGAAATTTAACGTTTTACCAATCTAGCGTAACACCTGGAGCCCCTGTTAATTTAGGAGATTTTCCTTCTGGAGGTAATTATGGCTCAATATGGATTGACTATGATAACGATAGAGATTTAGACATGTTTATTGCTAAATGCGGTGGTAGTGTTGATAGAAGAAAAAACAATATGTTAACCAATAATGGAGACGGTACCTTCTTTGAAAATGCAGCTACATTGGGATTAGATGATCCTATGCAAACGTGGTCATCGTCGTGGGCAGATTATGATAATGATGGTGATATGGATTTATTTGTTGGAGCAAGTTCAGGAGCACATAAACTACTTAGAAATAATGGTAACAGTACATTTACAGATGTCACAGCAGGAGCTGGCATAACAGCGCCTACAGGCCATGAAAACATTAGCCACGATATTGATAATGACGGTTACATTGATATTATATGTAATGGAACTATTCTCTACGGAAAAGGAGATCTTACCTTCGAAGATGCCGATGGAAATCAATTAAATTATAAAAATGGGTCCATAGGAGATTTAAACAATGATGGTTTTTTAGATGCGTATTATAACGGGAACATCTATTGGAACTTAACTACAGATAATAACTGGATTACAATAAATACCGTTGGCGTAGCAAGTAATATTGATGGTATTGGCGCAAGAGTAGAACTTCATACAGCCAATGGCACACAAATTAGAGACGTACGAAGTGGTGAAGGGTTTGAATATATGAGTACACTAAACACTCATTTTGGGATTGGTACTCTAACAGAAATCGATCAAATAATCATTTACTGGCCTTCTGGCGTTATTGATATCATTAATGATCCAGCCATAAATGCGCCACTTGAAGTTGTTGAGGGAGCCACGCTCACATTAGAGAATTCTATTGTAAATGACTTGGTAATCTATCCAAACCCAACAAAAGATATATTAAATATTTCATCAATTAATGGTTTAGAAAACGCCATTTACACCATTTTCGATATTAACGGTAAACGAATTCTAAATTCAAAACTAACCCAAAACACAATTGACGTATCTAGTTTAAATACAGGGAATTATATTTTAAGAATAGTTTCTGGAACGACAATTAAAAGTCAAAAGTTTATCAAGCAATAA
- a CDS encoding prolyl oligopeptidase family serine peptidase — protein MKKISLLIVAIIAFTSCKQEAKEQKKDIVVNYPETKKVDTITNYFGTEVKDPYRWLEDDRSEETMSWVKAQNESTYGYLDNIPYREELKDRLSKLWNYEKVGSPFIEGDYTYFYKNDGLQNQYVIYRYKTGEDPETAEVFLDPNTFSDEGTISLGGASFSKDGKTLAYAISEGGSDWRKILIMNTETKDIVEDTLIDIKFSGMSWYKNKGFYYSSYDKPKGSELSAKTDQHKVYYHKLGTPQKEDQLIFGGTPQEKHRYIGGSVSEDDKYLFISASTSTSGNKLFMKDLSQPNSKLITILDNTDSDTYVIENEGSKLFLVTNLNAPNKKIVTVDAANPSPENWTDFIPETKNVLSPSTGGGYFFTEYMVDAVSKVMQYDYDGKLVREVELPGVGSAGGFGAKKEDDVLYYSFTNYVTPGSIYKYDIKNGTSEVFVKPEIDFNPEDYESKQVFYNSKDGTKIPMIITHRKGLKLNGKNPTILYGYGGFNISLTPSFSIANAVWMEQGGIYAVPNLRGGGEYGKAWHDAGTQLKKQNVFDDFIAAAEYLIAENYTSSDYLAIRGGSNGGLLVGATMTQRPDLMKVALPAVGVLDMLRYHTFTAGAGWAYDYGTADDNKEMFDYLKGYSPVHNVKEGVSYPATMVTTGDHDDRVVPAHSFKFAAELQDKQTGNNPTLIRIETDAGHGAGTPVTKTIEQYADIFGFTLYNMGFDVLPSKTKEKVKG, from the coding sequence ATGAAAAAAATTTCATTACTAATAGTGGCTATTATCGCGTTTACTTCATGTAAACAAGAAGCTAAAGAACAAAAAAAAGACATTGTGGTTAATTATCCCGAAACTAAAAAAGTTGACACCATTACAAATTACTTCGGAACAGAAGTAAAAGATCCATATCGCTGGCTAGAAGACGATAGAAGTGAAGAAACAATGTCTTGGGTAAAAGCTCAAAATGAATCTACTTACGGATATTTAGATAACATCCCATATCGCGAAGAACTTAAAGACCGTTTGTCTAAATTATGGAACTACGAAAAAGTAGGCTCACCATTCATTGAAGGTGACTATACCTATTTTTATAAAAATGACGGACTCCAAAATCAATATGTCATTTACCGTTATAAAACTGGTGAAGATCCTGAAACTGCCGAAGTTTTCTTAGATCCTAACACATTTAGTGACGAAGGCACAATCTCCCTTGGAGGCGCAAGTTTTTCAAAAGATGGCAAAACCCTCGCGTATGCAATTTCCGAAGGAGGAAGTGATTGGAGAAAAATTCTAATTATGAATACCGAAACAAAAGACATTGTAGAAGATACATTAATCGATATCAAGTTTAGCGGTATGTCATGGTACAAAAACAAAGGATTCTACTATTCTAGTTACGACAAACCAAAAGGAAGCGAACTTTCTGCAAAAACAGATCAACATAAAGTGTACTACCATAAATTAGGAACGCCTCAAAAAGAAGATCAATTGATTTTTGGAGGAACGCCTCAAGAAAAACATAGATACATTGGTGGCTCAGTTTCCGAAGATGACAAATATCTGTTTATTTCAGCCAGTACATCAACCTCTGGAAATAAGCTTTTTATGAAAGACCTGTCTCAGCCAAACAGCAAACTTATTACCATTTTAGATAATACAGATAGTGATACTTATGTAATAGAAAATGAAGGCAGCAAACTGTTTCTGGTTACAAACCTCAACGCTCCAAATAAAAAGATTGTTACTGTAGATGCAGCAAATCCAAGTCCTGAGAATTGGACAGATTTTATTCCAGAAACGAAAAATGTTTTAAGCCCATCAACAGGTGGTGGTTATTTCTTCACAGAATATATGGTTGATGCAGTCTCAAAAGTCATGCAATATGATTACGACGGTAAATTAGTGAGAGAAGTGGAATTGCCAGGAGTTGGAAGTGCTGGTGGCTTTGGCGCTAAAAAAGAAGATGATGTACTATATTACTCGTTTACAAATTATGTAACGCCAGGAAGTATTTATAAATATGATATTAAAAATGGTACTTCGGAAGTTTTCGTAAAACCAGAGATTGATTTTAATCCAGAAGACTACGAAAGCAAGCAAGTATTTTACAATTCTAAAGATGGTACAAAAATACCTATGATCATCACCCACAGAAAAGGATTGAAACTCAACGGGAAAAACCCAACCATTCTTTATGGTTATGGAGGGTTCAACATTAGCTTAACACCTTCATTTAGCATCGCAAATGCTGTTTGGATGGAGCAAGGTGGTATTTATGCAGTACCTAACCTTCGTGGTGGTGGAGAGTACGGAAAAGCTTGGCATGATGCAGGAACACAATTAAAAAAGCAAAATGTATTTGACGATTTCATCGCAGCTGCAGAATATCTAATTGCTGAAAACTATACATCTTCAGATTATCTTGCCATTAGAGGTGGCTCAAATGGAGGTTTATTAGTAGGCGCAACAATGACTCAACGTCCAGATTTAATGAAGGTGGCTTTACCAGCAGTTGGAGTTTTAGATATGTTACGTTACCACACTTTTACAGCAGGAGCTGGTTGGGCTTATGACTATGGCACCGCAGATGATAATAAAGAAATGTTTGATTATCTTAAAGGATACTCACCAGTTCACAATGTCAAAGAAGGGGTATCATATCCTGCAACCATGGTAACAACAGGAGATCACGATGATCGTGTAGTGCCAGCCCACAGTTTTAAATTTGCTGCGGAATTACAAGACAAGCAAACCGGTAATAATCCAACCCTAATCCGTATCGAGACAGATGCTGGCCATGGCGCAGGAACTCCAGTCACTAAAACTATCGAGCAATATGCAGATATTTTTGGATTTACCCTTTACAATATGGGATTTGACGTATTGCCTAGTAAAACGAAAGAGAAAGTAAAAGGATAA
- a CDS encoding ABC transporter ATP-binding protein, producing MLNVKNLSFSYQKKAVLKDLNFTVEQGENVAIIGGSGSGKSTLLKLLYGKYDLNFGNIHWKDTEILGPKYNLVVGYEFMKYVAQEFDLMPFISVEENIGEFLSNFFPKEKKERTAELLEVVELTEFAKIKVKTLSGGQKQRVALARALAKQPEIILLDEPFSHIDNFQKQSLRRKVFKYLKNKNITCIVATHDKDDVLGFADCILVLNNQQIEANDSPENLYNNPETPLIASFFGEFNVIDHKIIYANKLKVVKKSNLKAKVISNYFKGNYYLIEADLDGEKVYFENRFQLKKNEIIYLEITE from the coding sequence ATGCTAAACGTAAAAAATCTAAGCTTTTCTTACCAAAAAAAAGCAGTTTTAAAAGACCTCAACTTTACCGTAGAGCAAGGTGAAAATGTTGCGATTATTGGAGGAAGTGGTTCTGGTAAGAGTACACTCCTCAAACTGCTATATGGTAAGTATGATCTTAACTTCGGAAATATCCACTGGAAAGACACCGAGATCCTTGGTCCAAAATACAATCTCGTAGTTGGTTACGAGTTTATGAAATATGTGGCGCAAGAATTTGATTTGATGCCCTTTATTTCGGTGGAAGAAAATATTGGCGAATTTCTCTCTAATTTCTTTCCGAAAGAAAAAAAAGAGCGCACTGCCGAATTATTGGAAGTCGTAGAACTTACCGAGTTTGCTAAAATAAAAGTCAAAACACTCTCTGGCGGACAAAAACAACGTGTAGCCTTAGCAAGAGCTTTAGCAAAACAACCAGAAATTATTTTGCTAGACGAACCTTTTAGCCATATAGATAATTTTCAAAAACAATCATTGAGAAGAAAGGTTTTTAAATATCTCAAGAATAAAAACATAACTTGTATTGTTGCTACCCATGATAAGGATGATGTGCTTGGCTTTGCAGACTGCATTTTAGTTTTAAACAACCAACAAATTGAAGCAAACGATTCACCCGAAAACCTATATAACAATCCTGAAACTCCATTAATTGCATCATTTTTTGGGGAGTTTAATGTGATTGATCATAAAATAATTTATGCGAACAAACTCAAAGTAGTCAAAAAATCAAATTTAAAAGCAAAAGTAATTTCAAACTATTTTAAGGGAAATTATTATTTAATTGAAGCCGATTTGGATGGAGAAAAGGTGTATTTTGAAAATCGTTTTCAACTTAAAAAAAACGAAATTATCTATCTCGAAATTACAGAATAA
- a CDS encoding tetratricopeptide repeat protein yields MGLTVADTYYLKARGASCGIFSDWDEVCESLNYALSYDENHCSALLLLGDVYASQLGMFDEAFECFDKVISIDPKNKDVFGVYIKYLIWNKAIDRAEKLLEFALTIKEIDIAHMLWLSSYIEEVKSRYKRSLKLLKQAKKHCYNDGYFDFMHDEEKRIKKKIALEKPKKKKSSKSKKKKKRKHK; encoded by the coding sequence ATGGGATTAACAGTTGCAGACACCTACTATTTAAAAGCTAGAGGTGCATCTTGCGGAATTTTTAGCGATTGGGACGAAGTATGTGAATCATTAAATTACGCTTTGTCTTATGACGAAAATCATTGTTCAGCTTTACTATTGCTAGGAGATGTTTACGCATCTCAGTTAGGAATGTTTGATGAAGCGTTTGAATGTTTTGATAAAGTAATTTCAATAGATCCAAAAAACAAAGATGTATTTGGTGTTTATATCAAATATCTCATTTGGAACAAAGCCATTGATCGAGCGGAAAAACTTCTCGAATTTGCTTTGACAATAAAAGAAATTGACATAGCCCATATGCTTTGGCTCTCATCTTATATCGAAGAAGTAAAAAGCAGATACAAAAGAAGCTTAAAACTTTTGAAACAAGCTAAGAAACATTGCTATAATGATGGATATTTCGACTTTATGCATGATGAAGAAAAACGCATTAAGAAAAAAATAGCGCTAGAAAAACCAAAGAAAAAGAAGTCTTCCAAATCTAAAAAGAAGAAAAAAAGGAAGCATAAATAG
- a CDS encoding RtcB family protein — translation MKTKITGHDLKALGFRQGKWMKDAIAHINKYELEGEAMNTYLDQFKSPDPIALHAKPVAFSINIKAENELEEDNVAKVINSMQTLMKTPTLVDGAIMPDACPAGPDGTIPVGGVAVAKNAIHPGMHSADICCSVMLSDFGKTDPKDILDAAHASTHFGPGGRDRNTQFRFPKELLDAFESNFLLNDGQMIQIARSHLGTQGDGNHFLFVGTSKKTGNTMMVTHHGSRGPGAKLYTKGMKIAERFRKELSPETKKQNAWIPFDTEEGQSYWDALQIIRDWTKKNHEVLHDAVAQNLEIAIENRYWNEHNFVFKDGDLFYHAKGATPLDAKFMPDITGPRLIPLNMSEPVLIVEGSTTKTNLGFAPHGAGRNVSRTQHRKSKTGTIMQIFKEETKGIDARFFSKEIDITELPSAYKNAQALRAQMDEFGLGTVIDEVMPYGCIMAGDWQKNAPWKIKREKKRNSKRGK, via the coding sequence ATGAAAACAAAAATCACAGGACACGATTTAAAAGCCTTAGGTTTTAGACAAGGAAAATGGATGAAAGATGCCATTGCACATATCAATAAATATGAATTAGAAGGTGAAGCTATGAACACGTATTTAGATCAATTTAAATCACCAGATCCAATAGCATTACACGCAAAACCAGTTGCTTTTTCTATAAATATTAAAGCTGAAAATGAACTAGAGGAAGACAATGTTGCTAAGGTGATCAACTCCATGCAAACCTTAATGAAAACACCAACATTGGTTGATGGAGCCATAATGCCAGATGCTTGTCCAGCAGGTCCAGATGGAACCATTCCTGTTGGTGGTGTTGCGGTTGCAAAAAACGCCATTCATCCAGGAATGCATAGTGCAGATATTTGCTGTTCGGTGATGTTAAGCGATTTTGGTAAAACAGACCCAAAAGACATTTTAGATGCTGCACATGCGAGTACGCACTTTGGTCCAGGTGGACGTGATAGAAATACACAGTTTAGATTTCCGAAGGAATTATTAGATGCTTTTGAATCTAATTTTCTTTTAAATGACGGACAAATGATTCAAATCGCAAGATCACATTTGGGAACGCAAGGTGACGGTAACCATTTTTTATTTGTTGGAACGTCTAAAAAAACAGGAAACACAATGATGGTCACACATCATGGGTCTAGAGGTCCTGGAGCAAAGTTGTATACTAAAGGAATGAAAATCGCCGAACGTTTTAGAAAAGAATTGTCTCCTGAAACCAAAAAGCAAAACGCTTGGATTCCTTTTGATACAGAAGAAGGTCAGTCGTATTGGGACGCGTTGCAAATCATAAGAGATTGGACAAAGAAAAATCATGAAGTATTGCATGATGCTGTAGCCCAAAATTTAGAAATTGCCATTGAAAACCGATACTGGAACGAGCATAATTTCGTCTTTAAGGATGGTGATTTATTCTACCACGCCAAAGGTGCAACGCCTTTAGATGCTAAGTTTATGCCAGATATTACTGGTCCAAGATTGATTCCTTTAAATATGAGCGAACCTGTATTGATTGTTGAAGGTTCTACGACCAAAACCAATTTAGGTTTTGCACCTCATGGTGCTGGTAGAAATGTGAGTAGAACACAACATAGAAAAAGCAAAACAGGAACAATCATGCAAATCTTTAAAGAAGAAACTAAAGGCATTGATGCGCGTTTTTTCTCAAAGGAAATTGATATTACCGAGTTACCTTCGGCTTATAAAAATGCACAAGCACTTAGAGCACAAATGGATGAATTTGGTTTAGGTACTGTCATTGATGAAGTGATGCCTTATGGTTGCATTATGGCAGGAGACTGGCAGAAAAATGCGCCTTGGAAAATTAAAAGAGAGAAAAAAAGAAACTCTAAAAGGGGAAAATAG
- a CDS encoding TlpA family protein disulfide reductase, with translation MRNLFAILLLTIVLVSCQKKETSKLTSITLEASVDSLDSPIFFRPINGIDVWDKNMDSLELIKDSIYYGEFNVKAPEYVRFILDKKRFKMFLLPNQNYKITLKDGGILFFGDNAKGQQLYNEFKRTPTGSFSFLNDFDKDTTVVSVKNHVSDLKDKEISQIDKLLKQKEIDEEFYQLLNTDIDYYYANAIVSLADYRRGQVSKEYKQSFENLMDSISKTYSYSVKHKPQNWTDYVMESKIYPEIQSQYSQEQRQEFYAKDSLHPIYMNIIQNLIEEPFREDLLANYILNSSKQTNYEQSLVSVFNEFKTDYPNSEFIQYLENDIDLIRAYQEKVKSDLPSSVTFVEGENINSLEDLLKEFKGQKLYIDVWATWCGPCKKEFSNNHMIADILYEKGYKKLFISLDRKEEKDKWVELIKYYDLSGYHHLANQEFYKDFEKEHSRIQNGITIPQYLIVDENGSVVTNDAPRPGAPGEVLKLLR, from the coding sequence ATGAGAAACTTATTTGCTATACTATTATTGACAATTGTGCTTGTGAGTTGTCAAAAAAAAGAAACTTCAAAGTTAACATCTATTACTTTAGAAGCAAGTGTGGATTCTTTGGACAGTCCAATATTTTTTAGACCAATTAATGGTATTGACGTTTGGGATAAAAACATGGATAGCTTAGAGCTCATCAAAGATAGTATCTATTATGGGGAATTTAATGTTAAGGCTCCAGAGTATGTTAGGTTTATTTTAGACAAAAAAAGATTCAAAATGTTTTTGTTACCTAATCAAAATTATAAGATTACTCTTAAAGATGGAGGTATTTTGTTTTTTGGTGATAATGCAAAAGGCCAGCAGCTGTACAATGAATTTAAAAGAACTCCTACGGGATCCTTTTCATTTTTAAATGATTTTGATAAAGATACCACTGTGGTATCAGTAAAAAATCATGTATCTGATTTAAAAGACAAAGAGATTTCCCAAATCGATAAACTTTTAAAACAAAAAGAGATTGATGAAGAATTTTATCAATTATTAAACACAGATATCGATTATTATTATGCCAACGCAATAGTGAGTTTGGCAGATTATAGAAGGGGTCAAGTTTCGAAAGAATACAAGCAGAGTTTTGAAAATTTAATGGATTCCATAAGTAAAACATATAGTTATTCAGTAAAACATAAACCTCAAAATTGGACAGATTATGTCATGGAAAGTAAAATTTATCCTGAGATTCAAAGTCAATACTCGCAAGAACAACGTCAAGAATTTTATGCAAAAGATAGTCTTCATCCAATTTATATGAACATAATACAAAACCTAATTGAAGAACCTTTTAGAGAAGATCTCCTTGCAAATTATATCCTAAATAGTTCTAAGCAAACCAATTATGAACAGAGTCTGGTAAGTGTTTTTAATGAATTTAAAACAGATTATCCTAACAGTGAGTTCATCCAATATCTCGAAAATGATATCGATTTAATTAGAGCGTATCAAGAAAAAGTTAAAAGCGATCTGCCATCAAGCGTGACTTTTGTGGAAGGCGAAAACATCAATAGTTTAGAAGATTTACTTAAAGAGTTTAAAGGACAAAAGTTGTACATAGATGTTTGGGCTACTTGGTGCGGACCATGTAAAAAAGAGTTTTCTAATAATCACATGATTGCAGATATTTTGTATGAGAAGGGCTATAAAAAATTATTTATTTCATTGGATCGAAAAGAAGAAAAGGACAAATGGGTTGAGTTGATTAAATATTATGATTTATCTGGTTATCACCATTTAGCAAATCAGGAGTTTTATAAAGATTTTGAAAAAGAGCACTCACGAATTCAAAATGGTATTACCATTCCACAATATTTAATTGTTGATGAAAATGGGAGTGTTGTTACGAATGATGCCCCAAGACCTGGAGCTCCAGGTGAAGTCTTGAAACTATTGAGATAG
- a CDS encoding 4'-phosphopantetheinyl transferase superfamily protein encodes MIGNDIVDLKYSPSNWKRPRFLDKVFTKNERSLILSSENEHQTIWLLWSMKEAAYKVHVQQFGERFFNPKRLVCELISEKNGLVKIEDNIYFTTSIITGDYLHTIAKLDKNKTSLSSIFYIEIVSHDVQSNALKKALLKSVSKTEQLPIKDLEIKKTVNGIPELFYEGYKLTLSVSLTHCGRFSGFAY; translated from the coding sequence ATGATAGGCAATGACATTGTCGATTTAAAATACAGTCCCTCTAATTGGAAGCGTCCTCGATTTTTAGATAAAGTCTTCACCAAGAATGAGCGATCACTTATTTTATCTTCGGAAAATGAACACCAAACAATTTGGTTACTTTGGAGCATGAAAGAGGCTGCTTATAAGGTTCATGTGCAGCAATTTGGCGAGCGTTTTTTTAACCCTAAACGGTTGGTGTGTGAGCTCATTTCCGAAAAAAATGGATTGGTGAAAATTGAGGACAACATATATTTTACAACCTCTATAATTACTGGAGATTACTTGCACACGATTGCAAAACTTGATAAAAACAAAACGAGTCTAAGTTCAATTTTTTACATTGAAATAGTGTCGCACGATGTTCAAAGTAATGCACTTAAAAAAGCGTTATTAAAATCTGTTTCTAAAACTGAGCAACTACCAATTAAAGATTTAGAGATTAAAAAAACGGTTAATGGAATACCAGAATTATTTTATGAGGGTTATAAACTAACACTCTCTGTTTCGTTAACCCATTGCGGGCGATTTTCTGGGTTTGCTTATTAG
- a CDS encoding acyl carrier protein, with protein sequence MTKEELIAKLKTIVQPYIQDEEAFKNLNEDTDFINDLKINSANLVDVILDVEDEFDIRIENDDMEKMTSVKAAMEIVNEKLAAK encoded by the coding sequence ATGACAAAAGAAGAATTAATTGCTAAACTTAAAACCATTGTTCAACCTTATATTCAGGATGAAGAGGCGTTCAAAAATCTTAATGAAGACACCGATTTTATAAATGATTTAAAGATAAATTCTGCTAATTTGGTAGATGTTATTTTAGACGTTGAAGACGAATTTGATATTAGAATCGAAAATGATGATATGGAGAAAATGACATCTGTAAAAGCTGCCATGGAGATTGTAAACGAAAAGCTAGCTGCAAAATGA